The following are encoded in a window of Anopheles stephensi strain Indian chromosome X, UCI_ANSTEP_V1.0, whole genome shotgun sequence genomic DNA:
- the LOC118507174 gene encoding homeobox protein prospero-like codes for MGAASTGAESLECCNTAPAAGAANSPPLPPNQPANRTNAVQQQPGTVAVPPHRTGTAMPTTNILSLPPATQPTTLPTPPPPPPSHTLFAHGKDERKKQEHRSQLDIENNNSSHQQMHQQQQQQQQPPPATVLPVQQNGGGPHLYVNPVQANGLNFELYLQQAFLDEHEYFNHLNNNNNNNNVHTKLAPLATAGTVSLYSEYTVDTPATVDDSNLSGSCQCFFARYCKTRRRSSATSTATCCHGGGEGGPSASDNQTKGKAAGKAKRGLPTVKEQEQPKPKPHPTGPGGGGAGGAGARNRGAAGRGAGATDTDPLMRRPRRKKDSSEQDLAAKLQQQNQQQQQQPAAGNGDASRQQQHQSKFVARATAYM; via the coding sequence ATGGGTGCCGCCAGTACCGGAGCTGAATCGCTGGAGTGCTGCAATACAGCACCCGCCGCCGGAGCCGCCAACTCACCCCCGCTTCCACCCAACCAGCCCGCCAACCGAACCAACGccgtacagcagcagccgggCACAGTGGCGGTACCTCCACACCGGACCGGTACCGCTATGCCAACGACCAACATTTTAAGCTTACCGCCAGCAACGCAACCAACCACATTGCCAACACCGCCCCCGCCACCACCTTCCCACACCCTCTTCGCCCACGGTAAGGACGAACGCAAAAAGCAGGAGCACCGTTCGCAGCTTGACATcgagaacaacaacagcagccatCAGCAGatgcatcagcaacagcagcagcaacaacaaccaccaccagcaaccgtGCTCCCGGTGCAACAAAATGGTGGCGGGCCCCATCTGTACGTGAACCCGGTACAGGCAAACGGGCTTAACTTTGAGCTTTACCTCCAGCAAGCGTTCCTGGACGAGCACGAGTACTTCAATcacctcaacaacaacaacaacaacaacaacgtacACACGAAGCTAGCGCCGCTTGCCACCGCCGGTACGGTGTCACTGTACTCCGAGTACACCGTCGACACGCCGGCCACGGTCGACGACTCCAATCTGTCCGGGTCCTGCCAATGTTTCTTCGCCCGGTACTGCAAAACCCGACGCCGTTCGTCCGCCACCTCAACGGCCACCTGCTGTCATGGGGGTGGTGAGGGTGGCCCAAGTGCGTCCGACAACCAAACCAAGGGGAAGGCAGCCGGCAAGGCGAAACGTGGTCTACCGACGGTAAAGGAACAGGAGCAACCCAAACCCAAACCTCACCCGACAGGTCCTGGTGGAGGTGGTGCGGGTGGAGCCGGTGCACGAAACAGGGGTGCGGCGGGACGGGGTGCTGGCGCCACCGATACCGACCCGTTGATGAGACGACCGCGCCGCAAGAAGGACTCGAGCGAACAGGACCTCGCGGccaagctgcagcagcagaaccaacagcaacagcagcaaccggccgccggcaatggggACGCTAgccgacagcagcaacaccaatCGAA